A single region of the Ictalurus punctatus breed USDA103 chromosome 26, Coco_2.0, whole genome shotgun sequence genome encodes:
- the LOC108258466 gene encoding lipopolysaccharide-induced tumor necrosis factor-alpha factor homolog, translating into MAYIVNQPAPQPMYIEQAQPTMYIEQAQPTMYIEQAQPTMYIEQAPPPVIVQAAPQPPVAVVQAPGPVVIQSPMKSVPANIRCGFCQQQIVTVTRPVNGLLTWAVFGGLFLFFVWPFCLIPFCVKSCKDIEHTCPYCKNVIHVYKRM; encoded by the exons ATGGCTTACATCGTCAATCAGCCGGCACCTCAACCTATGTACATTGAACAAGCTCAGCCTACTATGTACATTGAACAAGCTCAGCCTACTATGTACATTGAACAAGCTCAGCCTACTATGTACATTGAACAAGCTCCGCCTCCTGTGATTGTCCAGGCAGCGCCTCAACCACCTGTAGCAGTGGTCCAGGCTCCTGGTCCTGTGg TGATCCAGTCTCCTATGAAATCTGTACCCGCAAACATACGGTGTGGTTTCTGCCAGCAGCAGATTGTCACAGTGACTCGACCCGTCAATGGCCTTCTCACCTGGGCGGTTTTTGGAGGACTCTTTCTGTTCTT TGTTTGGCCGTTCTGCTTGATTCCTTTTTGTGTCAAGTCCTGCAAGGACATCGAACACACCTGCCCCTACTGCAAGAACGTCATCCACGTGTACAAACGGATGTGA
- the LOC108258458 gene encoding uncharacterized protein LOC108258458 — protein sequence MAQPAPPPVIIEQLPPPVMIEQPPPVMIEQPPPPGMIEHPPPVIIEQPPPVFIEQPPPPVMIEHPPPPVMIEQPPPPVMIEQPPPPVIIEQPPPPVMIEHPPPVFIEPLPPPVMIEHPPPVFIEPLPPPVMIEHPPPVMIEQPPPPGMIEQPPPVIIEQPPPVFSEQPPPPVMIEQPPPPVMIEQPPPPVMIEHPPPVFIEPLPPPVMIEHPPPVIIEHPPPPVMIEHPPPVFIEPLPPPVMIEHPPPVIIEQPPPPVMIEQPPPPVMIEQPPSPVMIEQLPPVIIEQPPPPVMIEHPPPPGMIEQPPPVIIEQPPPPVMIKQPPPPVIIEQPPPPVIVQAAQPAVAVVQAPGPVVMQAPMKSFPASTRCGFCQQQIVTATRSVTGLLAWVVAGILFFLCIWPCCLIPFCVTSCKDIEHSCPYCKNVVHIYRRM from the exons TCCTCCACCTGTGATCATCGAACAACCTCCACCTGTGTTCATCGAACAACCTCCACCTCCTGTAATGATCGAACATCCTCCACCTCCTGTAATGATCGAACAACCTCCACCTCCTGTAATGATCGAACAACCTCCACCTCCTGTAATAATCGAACAACCTCCACCTCCTGTAATGATCGAACATCCTCCACCTGTGTTCATCGAACCACTTCCACCTCCTGTAATGATCGAACATCCTCCACCTGTGTTCATCGAACCACTTCCACCTCCTGTAATGATCGAACATCCTCCACCTGTGATGATCGAACAACCTCCACCTCCTGGAATGATCGAACAACCTCCACCTGTGATCATCGAACAACCTCCACCTGTGTTCAGCGAACAACCTCCACCTCCTGTAATGATCGAACAACCTCCACCTCCTGTAATGATCGAACAACCTCCACCTCCTGTAATGATCGAACATCCTCCACCTGTGTTCATCGAACCACTTCCACCTCCTGTAATGATCGAACATCCTCCACCTGTGATCATAGAACATCCTCCACCTCCTGTAATGATCGAACATCCTCCACCCGTGTTCATCGAACCACTTCCACCTCCTGTAATGATCGAACATCCTCCACCTGTGATCATTGAACAACCTCCACCTCCTGTAATGATCGAACAACCTCCACCTCCTGTAATGATCGAACAACCTCCATCTCCTGTAATGATTGAACAACTTCCACCTGTGATCATTGAACAACCTCCACCTCCTGTAATGATCGAACATCCTCCACCTCCTGGAATGATCGAGCAACCTCCACCTGTGATCATAGAACAACCTCCACCTCCTGTAATGATCAAACAACCTCCACCTCCTGTAATAATCGAACAACCTCCACCTCCTGTAATTGTCCAGGCTGCTCAGCCAGCTGTAGCAGTTGTCCAGGCTCCTGGTCCTGTGG TGATGCAAGCTCCTATGAAATCCTTTCCCGCATCAACAAGGTGTGGTTTCTGCCAGCAGCAGATTGTCACAGCGACCAGATCCGTAACTGGACTCCTCGCCTGGGTGGTTGCCGGGATACTCTTTTTCTTGTG CATTTGGCCGTGCTGCTTGATTCCTTTTTGCGTGACGTCCTGCAAGGACATCGAACACTCATGTCCCTACTGCAAGAACGTCGTCCACATTTACAGACGGATGTGA